From the genome of Carassius gibelio isolate Cgi1373 ecotype wild population from Czech Republic chromosome B10, carGib1.2-hapl.c, whole genome shotgun sequence, one region includes:
- the chsy3 gene encoding chondroitin sulfate synthase 3: protein MALRSRRPLVSVIVGVFLGFTAASWLVVPRVVKISVKNRRSSVCTYYSSDRAQAKVSGTAHSTSSTIGRQKHLQPLFSSQEGSDEGEQEPYGTGNSSGPVPPARFLYVGVMTAQKYLASRAVAAYRTWASNIPGRVEFFSSEGSEKVSLPIPMPVIPLAGVDDSYPPQKKSFMMLKYMHDHYLDKYEWFMRADDDVYIRGEKLELFLRSLNSSKPLYLGQTGLGTREELGKLALEPGENFCMGGPGMIFSREVLRRMVPHIGSCLKEMYTTHEDVEIGRCVRRFGGTQCVWSYEVMPVNVPLWHFG, encoded by the exons ATGGCCCTCAGGTCCAGAAGACCTTTGGTGAGCGTCATCGTTGGGGTTTTTCTTGGCTTCACAGCCGCATCGTGGCTGGTTGTGCCCAGAGTTGTGAAGATCAGTGTGAAGAACAGAAGGTCTTCAGTGTGTACATACTACAGTAGCGACAGGGCTCAGGCTAAAGTTTCAGGCACCGCCCACAGTACCTCATCTACCATTGGCAGACAGAAGCATCTGCAGCCACTCTTCTCCAGCCAGGAAGGCAGTGATGAAGGTGAACAGGAGCCTTATGGGACAGGGAACAGTAGTGGTCCTGTACCTCCTGCTAGATTCTTGTATGTGGGGGTCATGACAGCTCAGAAGTATCTGGCCTCCAGGGCTGTGGCTGCCTACAGGACATGGGCCTCCAACATCCCTGGGCGGGTTGAGTTCTTCTCCAGTGAGGGCTCTGAGAAGGTCTCCCTGCCAATTCCAATGCCTGTCATTCCTCTGGCAGGTGTCGATGATTCATACCCTCCGCAGAAGAAATCTTTCATGATGCTGAAGTACATGCATGACCATTATTTGGATAAATACGAGTGGTTTATGCGGGCTGATGATGATGTCTACATTAGAG GTGAGAAGTTGGAATTGTTTCTTCGCTCACTCAACAGCAGTAAACCGCTGTATCTGGGTCAGACAGGTCTTGGTACTAGAGAGGAGCTGGGTAAATTGGCCCTGGAGCCTGGAGAGAACTTCTGTATGGGTGGTCCAGGGATGATTTTTAGCCGAGAAGTTCTCCGCAGGATGGTGCCACACATCGGCTCCTGTCTGAAAGAGATGTACACTACTCATGAAGATGTGGAGATAGGACGGTGCGTCAGGCGTTTTGGAGGGACCCAGTGCGTCTGGTCATATGAGGTAATGCCGGTTAATGTCCCCCTGTGGCATTTTGGTTGA